TGCTACCGTGCTCAAATTATTTACCCTGGCAGGTGCAGTCCTCATCTACGTTTACATAAAAGGACCCGCTAAAAATGTTCCCGGTATCATAGTTGGTATGGTCCTCTATATTCTTTATAGCATTGTCGAAGTTGCCGGAGCGCTCCGGGCGAACAAGGAAAAACATGGCAGCCACTGAGCATCCAATGCACGCATTGGCAGATTTTCTGCCGGAAGGAAGTTTCGATCAGGTCCTCCATTATATCCATCGGTATAAGGTGCACTTAACCGTTACCCGGGCCCGCAAAACAGTGCTGGGCGATTACCGCCATGCCACCCATGGCAAAAATCACCGCATCAGCATCAATGGTAACCTCAACAAATATGAGTTCCTTATCACCTTGTTGCATGAACTCGCTCATCTCCTGACCTTCGAGCAGTTCAGCAACAGGGTCGACCCGCATGGAAAAGAATGGAAACATATCTATGGTACCCTGCTGGCCGATTTCGTTCGCCTGAAATTATTCCCTCCCGACATCGAAGCCGCCCTGCGTACTTCTATCATGAACCCCGCCGCTACAGCTAACGGCGAAATAGACCTGTTACTCGTACTTCGCCGCTATAATCCCAATCAGAAGAACGGTTTCCAGCCACTCGAAAGCCTCCCCACCGGCACCATTTTCCAGACCGAGAACGGACGTATCTTTCAGAAAGGAGAAAAGCGCCGCAAAAGATACATGTGCCTCGAGATAAAAACAGGCCACCTCTACACATTCAGCCCCATCAGCGAAGTAAAAGCCCTCGAATCAGGCAAATAAGCCCTCTTGCAGAAAACCGCTGCATAATCCGCGAAGTTGCATAAAAGCCCGCCCGCCCTCCGGAAAACTGCATGAAAGTCTCGCCAAACTTCAATCAACTTCAAGCCGGTGATATATCGGCTTGAGGTTGCGTAACAATGTTGCTTTGCTACTGCTAAAGCCTGTATAGCCAGTCTTACAAGGAAGAAGCGGTAGAATAGGAATTTCTGGTAAGAAATATGGAACATTGGCTGGCATCAATGCATGCCAAATAAAAAGGGCTGGTTTACACCAGCCCCATATGGTAAGGGAACGATCAGCTCCCTATGGTTCACTTTTTTAAAGCGCAAAGCTTCATGCTGCCATTGTTCTTAAGCAATTGCTTTCTTAACTAATTCAGCAGCTTCGCTCAGCTGAATAGCAGAGAGCACTTTCAGACCACTTTCGTCGATCAGCTTTTTAGCTTCAGCGGCGTTGGTACCCTGTAAACGAACGATGATAGGAATGTTGATGTTGCCCAGTTTGTTGTAAGCTTCGATAACACCTGCAGCAACGCGGTCGCAACGTACAATACCACCAAAGATGTTGATCAGAATAGCTTTTACATTCGGATCTTTCATGATAATACGGAAACCTGCTTCCACAGTTTGCGCATTAGCGGTACCACCTACGTCCAGGAAGTTGGCAGGATCACCACCGCTTAATTTGATCATATCCATAGTAGCCATAGCCAAACCAGCACCGTTCACCATGCAACCTACGTTACCGTCAAGTTTAACATAGTTCAGGTTGTACTGACCAGCTTCTACTTCAGTAGGATCTTCTTCAGTAACGTCGCGTAAGGCAGCTACGTCGTTATGACGCATCAGCGCGTTTTCATCAACACTCATTTTACAGTCTACTGCAATGATTTTTTCATCGGCAGTCTTGAATAATGGGTTGATTTCCAGCATAGCACAATCAATACCGATGTAAGCATTGTAAAGGTTGGTTACAAATTTTACACAGTTCTTCATTGCTTCGCCGCTAAGACCTAAGTTGAAGGCAATTTTACGGGCCTGGAATCCTTGAAGCGGGCCGGAAGGATGAACCCATTCTTTAAAGATTTTTTCAGGAGTTTTGTGTGCCACTTCTTCAATGTCCATACCACCTTCAGTGCTATACATGATAACATTCTGGCCTTTGGAGCGATCTAAAAGAATGGACAGATAGAATTCTTTTACTGGGTTGGGACCCGGGTAGTAAACATCTTGTGCTACAAGCACTTTGCTTACTTTCTTGCCTGCGGGTCCTGTCTGAACCGTGACAAGCGTACCACCAAGGATTGTCTTGGCAATAGTAGTAACATCTTCTAAACTCTTGGCTACTTTCACTCCGTTCTGTTCTGTACCGGCTATTTTGCCCTTACCCCTACCACCTGCGTGGATCTGAGCCTTGATAACGGCAAAATTGTTGTTGGTTTGCGTCTTGATCTGGCGATACGCTTCTTCAGCGGCCATAACGGTATCGACTGCAATGCCTTCCTGTACGGGAACATTGTATTTCCTTAATAATTCCTTTGCCTGGTATTCATGCAAGTTCATACAGTAAAAAATTTGCTTGCGAAGATAGGGTAATTTTATATTTGCTTTCCTAACAGAAGTCATGTACTGACATAGAAGATATCATATTCACTATCAGAAATATTACACAATGGCAACACAACTTATGCAGCAATTATCCGAAACAGTAAACTACATCCAAACCCAATATGCTGCGAAGCCTGTTGTTGGTATTGTCCTCGGTAGTGGCCTCGGCAACCTTACAGCCGAAATGACTGTTGAAAAGGAAATTCCTTACGACAAGATACCGCATTTTCCGGTAAGTACCGTAAAAGGTCATAGCGGTAAACTCATCTTCGGCGAAATAAGCGGTAAAAAGGTCTTGGTGATGGCAGGCCGTTTTCACTTTTACGAAGGATATACTCCTTTACAGGTAACTTTCCCTGTAAGGGTAATGAAAGCGCTTGGCGTAGAAACGCTGCTGCTCTCTAACGCCGCAGGCTCCGTGAATCCGGGTTTCAAAGTGGGCGATCTCATGCTCATCAACGACCATATCAGCTTTTTCGTTCCCAACCCGCTCCTCGGCAAAAACGAAGACGAACTCGGAACACGCTTCCCCGATATGAGCGAACCCTATAGTAAAACGCTGATAGCGAAGGCTAAAGAAATAGGACAACAACTTAATTACGACCTTAAGGAAGGCGTTTATACAGGCGTTACCGGCCCTACCTTCGAAACAAGAGCCGAATACAAACTCATCCTCGCCATCGGCGGCGATGCCGTAGGTATGAGCACCGTACAGGAAAATATCGTCGCAATACACGCCGGAATGCAGGTCTTCGCAGTCAGCGTCATCACCGACCTGGGCATCAGGGACGACGAAAACGTCATCACCCACGAAGAAGTGCTGGCTGCCGCCAAAGAAGCAGAACCCAAATTAACCCGCCTCTTTAAAGAACTTATTGCAGCCATCTAAACTGCAATAAGCCGCCCCCGGAGGTAAGTATTTTATCAGGTAGTACGATAATAACATTATTATCATTTCCTTTGCAGCATTCCTATTTACTTTGCACAACTATGTCATATCGCAGTCTGTTCAGTTTTCTCTGTTGTTTGATTATCACAGTGGTAATGGGACAGACTGTGAATGCGCAGGTGTTGAATCCCACCAACATGGGAACAGTAGGCAGGGATACCGCTAATTTCACGTACGACAGCCAGGGACGGCCAATGCGGAAAAACAAAGGCGCCGACTCCCTCCAGCACCGCGACCCCCTGGAAGATTCTATTACCATCTCTTTCCGCTTTTTCGATTCCACCAGGGTCCGCAAACTCGACTCGTCGCTGAACGACTTTACTACACGCCTTCCATTACCTTATTATTACCAGGACATCGGCAACTTCGGCGCAGCTTCACGCTCGCTTATCTTTAAGCCGCTGATGAAACCAGGCTTCGACGCAGGCTTTCATGCCTTCGATATCTATCAGCTTAAAGTAGAAGATACCCGCTTTTACCAGACAACCCGGCCCTATACCGAGCTCGGTTATCTGCTCGGAAGCAAAAGCGAACAGTTCATTAACGTTACCCATACGCAGAACAGGGGACCTAATCTCAACTTCGCTTTCGATATCCGCCTCATCACCAGTCAGGGAAACTTTAAAAACCAGGGAACCAACCACAGCAGTTCACGGTTTAATTTATGGCGCCAGAGTAAAAACAAACGCTACACTTCCTACCTGATATACATATCCAATAGCATTGAAGCTGCTGAGAACGGAGGTTTACAACACGATAGCTCTATCGACACACTGGCAAAACAAACGATTTCCGACCCTATCCTTCTCGACGTACGCCTCGGTAACTCGGGTACCACACGGCGTTCCAGCGGCATGTTCGGTGGCGGCGGTGAAAGGTTTATCGCTTATTCAGCCTATTCCAATAAAACCATCTTGTACCGCCATATGTACGACCTGGGCCAGAAAGACTCACTCGTCACAGACTCTTCCATCGTAAGACTGTTTTACCCGCGCATAAGGTTGCAGCATACGCTTACCTATAATACCTCCGCTTATACCTACCGCGATAGCCGCCCCGAACCAGCCAACTACCTCAATTACTTCAATATGCTGGTGACTTCCGACGTTATCCAGTATAAGGATACCTGGAAAGATCTTACCAACGAGTTCGCAGTGATATCGTTCCCCGAAAAAAACAACCTTAACCAGTTCCTGAAACTGGGCGCCGGCTACCAGATGCTCAAAGGCGAATTCCTGTATTATAACGGCGATACTACTTTCGGCGATAACTTCAATAACGTATACCTTACAGGCGAATACCGCAACCGTACCCGTAACCAGCGCTGGGACCTGGAAGCCAATGGTAAGTTATATGCAACCGGCCCCTATAGCGGCGACTATTCCGCCCTCATCAGCCTGAAAGGTGTATTGAAACAAAATAAAGGTGCATTACAAATAGGCTTCCAGAACGTGAACCGGAGCCCTTCTTTTGTTTATGAAAACCGTTCTGCCTTCCCATCTCTTGCCGCCAGCGGGTTCGGAAAAGAGAACATCACACGCCTGTTTGCAAATATCGATATCGCCGCCCTGCAGTTGAAATTATATGGTAACTACTACCTCGTTACAAACTATACTTATTTCGACAGCTTCCTTACCGCGAAACAACAATCGGCGCTGTTCAACGTGCTGCATATAGGCGCCGAAAAAAGGTTTAAACTATCCCGTTTCTGGAACTGGTATTCCGAAGTGCATTTGCAGCAGAAAACGGGTAGCGCTCCCGTAAATATGCCCCTCATCCTTACACGGAACAGGCTGGTATTTGAAGGCAACTTCTACAAAAATCTCTTCGTAGCTACAGGGCTTGAATTAAGATACTACTTAAAATACAAAGCCGATAATTACTCGCCTTTTACAGGACAGTTCTTTTATCAGGACCAGCAAACGATTTCCAATAGGCCTGATATGAACCTGTTTCTGCATTTCCGCATAAAAAGCTTTAAAGGCTTTGTTCGCCTCGAAAACGTGAATACGTTGAATACAGACGGTTTTTCATTCTCCAAATACAACTTTGCTGCGCCTAATTATGCAACCCGCCCTCTATGGACGCATATCGGCATTTGGTGGAGTTTCGTTAATTAGCATTTCCTAAACGGCTTCGCTTTCGCTGAATGTCTTATTTTCAATAAAAAAACAGCTTACATGAAGTGGAAATTATTCGTCAGCGTTTTACTGGCAGTAAATATTACCGTTAGTGCATGGGCCCAGCCACCCGTAGGCAGCAAAGCGCCGGAAATTGAGTTGCCCGGTGCCAACGGTACCACGGTGAAATTATCCTCTTTAAAGGGAAAAGTGGTCCTCATCGATTTCTGGGCCAGTTGGTGCGGCCCTTGCAGGCAAAGTATGCCCGCCCTGAAAAACGTTTATAAAAAATATAAAGCAAAAGGACTCGAGATCTACGGCATATCGCTCGACCAGAATAAAGCAGCCTGGAGTAAAGCTTTACGCGAAGACGGCACTCCCTGGCTGCACGTGATAGATACCGAAGGCGGCACAGCCCGTAAATGGGGTATCCAGTATATTCCCACATCCTTCCTGCTCGATAAAGACGGAAAGCTCATCGCCATCAATGCCGAAGCAGCACAACTAAAAGCTTATCTCGATAAGCTCCTTGGTTAACGCCGGTTCGTCACAACAAACACGCCTTCCATCATTTACACAAACCTCTCAGATTCATCATTCTGCCATTCCACCATCTGCGGCACTGGGCGCTATTCTTGGCATAACAATTGAAATTCCAACGTCAAAACCAATGTATGAAGAAGACAATCTTTTCTATGCTTGCCCTCCTGCTTTTTACAGCCGGGAGTTATGCGCAGGGTTTCCATTTAGGCGCCAAAGCCGGCGCCAACCTCGGTAAAATAGATGGTACCAGCTTTAAAGATGGCTATGAACTGGGCTTCCAGCTGGGAGGCTTTGCTGAAATCGATCTTAGCAAAACTTTTGGTATCCAGCCCGAGCTGCTGTTTAACCAAACCAATACCAAAGTCACCAACCAGATCAGCTCCCCCTTCCAGGATGGCGAAAAAATTAACCTGAATTACCTGAGCATCCCTATCTTGCTGAGGATCAATGCAGGCCAGCTTTTAACCTTCCACGCAGGCCCACAGTACAGCATCTTGCTCAACAATCACAAAACCACCCTGCAAAATGCCGGCGATGCCTTTAAATCAGGCGATTTTGCACTGGCGCTCGGCGCACAGGTGAACCTCAACGCACTTCGTATCTACGGCCGTTATAACATCGGTCTTACCGATATCGGTGACGTTACCAGCCAAAGCAAATGGAAAAGCCAGCAACTTCAGTTTGGCTTAGGCTTCCGTATATTATAAATCAATAAGTTGAATGCCGCCCCGGCGGCATTCAACTTATCTTCCCCTTACCCCTGCCAATTTGGTACAACACCTCTATTTTCCTTCCTTTGGCACTTTAATTGAATTTGTTAGCTTTCCCCCAGTAACTGCTGTAGTTATGTAGAAGGGTGACAATTTGACTTTAGAACCGGAAGTATATGAGTAATAACCAATTCTTTCTTAGGGCCGAGGACGATACAGACTTTCTTCCCATTATACCAATTAATGAAAATGAGAACGAGCAGGATAAAAACCTGCAGATTCCTGACACACTGGCGCTCCTGCCGCTTCGCAATACTGTTTTGTTCCCGGGTGTAGTGCTCCCTATCACGGTGGGCCGTGACAAAAGCATAAAGGCCGTGAACGATGCCTATAAAACCGATAAACTTATTGGCGTACTCGCGCAAAAAGACGCCAGCATCGAAGACCCCGTACTGGCCGACCTCTGCGATATAGGAACCGTAGCCCGCATCGTTAAGCTTATTAAAATGCCCGATGGCGGAACTACCATCATCATCCAGGGTAAAAAACGCTTCAAGGTTACCAGCTTCATCGAAGAAGACCCCTACTTCAGAGCCAATATCGTAACCCTGCAGGACGATGTATTGCCTGGCGACGAAAACTTTGAAGCATACACAAGTACCATCAAAGACCTTGCTTCCCAGATCATCCAGCTTTCTCCCAATATGC
The sequence above is a segment of the Filimonas effusa genome. Coding sequences within it:
- a CDS encoding TlpA family protein disulfide reductase, which gives rise to MKWKLFVSVLLAVNITVSAWAQPPVGSKAPEIELPGANGTTVKLSSLKGKVVLIDFWASWCGPCRQSMPALKNVYKKYKAKGLEIYGISLDQNKAAWSKALREDGTPWLHVIDTEGGTARKWGIQYIPTSFLLDKDGKLIAINAEAAQLKAYLDKLLG
- a CDS encoding purine-nucleoside phosphorylase, whose amino-acid sequence is MATQLMQQLSETVNYIQTQYAAKPVVGIVLGSGLGNLTAEMTVEKEIPYDKIPHFPVSTVKGHSGKLIFGEISGKKVLVMAGRFHFYEGYTPLQVTFPVRVMKALGVETLLLSNAAGSVNPGFKVGDLMLINDHISFFVPNPLLGKNEDELGTRFPDMSEPYSKTLIAKAKEIGQQLNYDLKEGVYTGVTGPTFETRAEYKLILAIGGDAVGMSTVQENIVAIHAGMQVFAVSVITDLGIRDDENVITHEEVLAAAKEAEPKLTRLFKELIAAI
- a CDS encoding porin family protein, producing the protein MKKTIFSMLALLLFTAGSYAQGFHLGAKAGANLGKIDGTSFKDGYELGFQLGGFAEIDLSKTFGIQPELLFNQTNTKVTNQISSPFQDGEKINLNYLSIPILLRINAGQLLTFHAGPQYSILLNNHKTTLQNAGDAFKSGDFALALGAQVNLNALRIYGRYNIGLTDIGDVTSQSKWKSQQLQFGLGFRIL
- a CDS encoding SprT-like domain-containing protein; this translates as MAATEHPMHALADFLPEGSFDQVLHYIHRYKVHLTVTRARKTVLGDYRHATHGKNHRISINGNLNKYEFLITLLHELAHLLTFEQFSNRVDPHGKEWKHIYGTLLADFVRLKLFPPDIEAALRTSIMNPAATANGEIDLLLVLRRYNPNQKNGFQPLESLPTGTIFQTENGRIFQKGEKRRKRYMCLEIKTGHLYTFSPISEVKALESGK
- a CDS encoding putative porin, with translation MSYRSLFSFLCCLIITVVMGQTVNAQVLNPTNMGTVGRDTANFTYDSQGRPMRKNKGADSLQHRDPLEDSITISFRFFDSTRVRKLDSSLNDFTTRLPLPYYYQDIGNFGAASRSLIFKPLMKPGFDAGFHAFDIYQLKVEDTRFYQTTRPYTELGYLLGSKSEQFINVTHTQNRGPNLNFAFDIRLITSQGNFKNQGTNHSSSRFNLWRQSKNKRYTSYLIYISNSIEAAENGGLQHDSSIDTLAKQTISDPILLDVRLGNSGTTRRSSGMFGGGGERFIAYSAYSNKTILYRHMYDLGQKDSLVTDSSIVRLFYPRIRLQHTLTYNTSAYTYRDSRPEPANYLNYFNMLVTSDVIQYKDTWKDLTNEFAVISFPEKNNLNQFLKLGAGYQMLKGEFLYYNGDTTFGDNFNNVYLTGEYRNRTRNQRWDLEANGKLYATGPYSGDYSALISLKGVLKQNKGALQIGFQNVNRSPSFVYENRSAFPSLAASGFGKENITRLFANIDIAALQLKLYGNYYLVTNYTYFDSFLTAKQQSALFNVLHIGAEKRFKLSRFWNWYSEVHLQQKTGSAPVNMPLILTRNRLVFEGNFYKNLFVATGLELRYYLKYKADNYSPFTGQFFYQDQQTISNRPDMNLFLHFRIKSFKGFVRLENVNTLNTDGFSFSKYNFAAPNYATRPLWTHIGIWWSFVN
- the sucC gene encoding ADP-forming succinate--CoA ligase subunit beta, with the protein product MNLHEYQAKELLRKYNVPVQEGIAVDTVMAAEEAYRQIKTQTNNNFAVIKAQIHAGGRGKGKIAGTEQNGVKVAKSLEDVTTIAKTILGGTLVTVQTGPAGKKVSKVLVAQDVYYPGPNPVKEFYLSILLDRSKGQNVIMYSTEGGMDIEEVAHKTPEKIFKEWVHPSGPLQGFQARKIAFNLGLSGEAMKNCVKFVTNLYNAYIGIDCAMLEINPLFKTADEKIIAVDCKMSVDENALMRHNDVAALRDVTEEDPTEVEAGQYNLNYVKLDGNVGCMVNGAGLAMATMDMIKLSGGDPANFLDVGGTANAQTVEAGFRIIMKDPNVKAILINIFGGIVRCDRVAAGVIEAYNKLGNINIPIIVRLQGTNAAEAKKLIDESGLKVLSAIQLSEAAELVKKAIA